A stretch of the Amycolatopsis sp. BJA-103 genome encodes the following:
- a CDS encoding ABC transporter substrate-binding protein: MKPARRLVALAAAVLLATAGCAGAESGASGPIKVGSVNALSGAATFPEASQAAKAVFDAANASGGVNGRQIEYKALDDKGDPAAAAAAAREVVGRDEAVALVGSSSLIECEINNKYYEQQKILSIQGIGVDPACFSSPNIAPANVGPYHDMTLTLLYGSETLKLNDICALLEIAGNTLPSYQAAIDEWSAITGKKLKYLDATVPYGGSDYTSYIVKARNAGCKAITVNPVEPDSIGQLKAAAAQGWNDVTWLLLTSVYSENYAKAVTNAGAGVYVPAEFYPFTDTASPQNKDWHDLMTKNNIPLTSFSQGGYLAAKYFLEVVRGISGDVTRESVTKALREMKPITDPMVGTPYVFGPGQTHHDNTAGWPIKLASGTGKWELVANDWLRIPKK; this comes from the coding sequence GTGAAACCCGCGCGGCGCCTCGTCGCCCTCGCCGCCGCCGTCCTGCTCGCGACGGCGGGCTGTGCCGGGGCCGAAAGCGGTGCGAGCGGCCCGATCAAGGTCGGCTCGGTCAACGCGCTGAGCGGCGCGGCCACGTTCCCCGAAGCCTCCCAGGCGGCCAAGGCCGTCTTCGACGCGGCCAACGCGAGCGGTGGCGTGAACGGGAGACAGATCGAGTACAAGGCGCTCGACGACAAGGGTGACCCGGCGGCCGCCGCGGCCGCGGCCCGTGAGGTTGTCGGCCGCGACGAGGCGGTCGCGCTGGTCGGCTCGTCCAGCCTCATCGAGTGCGAGATCAACAACAAGTACTACGAACAGCAGAAGATCCTGTCCATCCAGGGCATCGGCGTCGACCCGGCGTGCTTCTCCAGCCCCAACATCGCCCCGGCCAACGTCGGCCCGTACCACGACATGACGCTGACGCTGCTCTACGGCTCGGAAACGCTGAAGCTGAACGACATCTGCGCTTTGCTGGAGATCGCGGGCAACACGCTGCCCTCGTACCAGGCGGCGATCGACGAGTGGTCGGCCATCACCGGCAAGAAGCTCAAGTACCTCGACGCGACCGTGCCCTACGGCGGTTCCGACTACACCTCCTACATCGTCAAGGCCCGCAACGCCGGGTGCAAGGCGATCACGGTGAACCCGGTCGAGCCGGACTCCATCGGGCAGCTCAAGGCCGCCGCCGCACAGGGCTGGAACGACGTCACCTGGCTGCTGCTGACCAGTGTCTACAGCGAGAACTACGCCAAGGCCGTCACCAACGCGGGCGCCGGGGTGTACGTGCCCGCCGAGTTCTACCCGTTCACCGACACGGCCAGCCCGCAGAACAAGGACTGGCACGACCTGATGACCAAGAACAACATCCCGCTGACGTCGTTCAGCCAGGGCGGTTACCTGGCGGCGAAGTACTTCCTCGAAGTCGTCCGCGGGATCAGTGGTGACGTCACCCGCGAGTCGGTGACCAAGGCGCTGCGCGAGATGAAGCCGATCACCGATCCGATGGTCGGCACGCCGTATGTCTTCGGACCGGGCCAGACACACCACGACAACACCGCGGGCTGGCCGATCAAGCTCGCCTCCGGCACCGGCAAATGGGAGCTCGTGGCGAACGACTGGCTGCGGATTCCCAAGAAGTAA
- a CDS encoding branched-chain amino acid ABC transporter permease, which yields MLQGALAGLAAGGLYAVLAVCLTLMSRLVRVVNFAQSATGMFGCYVAVFLSVDWGLPMWLATIAGILLGGLLSALLGWIVSTWLAEADTGTRSAVTVAVLLLLISLSFILFGNKPQPFHPILDGPAVTVGGVVISQVTVVTVALAVLVAVASRIVLSRTPAGVQLRALSERPTTAELLGIPAKRLSIAVWAVTGVVSTLVISIVAPSQSNDATSLAMLVVPASAAALLGGFRRLDLAVAGGLGLGLIQGAAAQVDGLSVVRYFLPFAVIVALLLWSQRKEVWDAAR from the coding sequence ATGCTGCAGGGAGCGCTGGCCGGCCTGGCCGCCGGCGGACTGTACGCGGTACTGGCGGTGTGCCTGACGCTGATGTCGCGGTTGGTGCGGGTGGTCAACTTCGCCCAGTCGGCCACCGGGATGTTCGGCTGCTACGTGGCGGTGTTCCTGTCCGTCGACTGGGGACTGCCGATGTGGCTCGCCACGATCGCGGGGATCCTGCTCGGCGGGCTGCTCAGCGCACTGCTCGGCTGGATCGTGTCCACCTGGCTCGCCGAGGCGGACACCGGCACCCGCTCGGCGGTCACCGTGGCCGTGCTGCTCCTGCTGATCTCGTTGTCGTTCATCCTGTTCGGCAACAAACCGCAGCCGTTCCATCCGATCCTGGACGGGCCGGCGGTCACCGTCGGCGGGGTGGTGATCAGCCAGGTCACCGTGGTCACCGTCGCGCTGGCGGTGCTGGTCGCGGTGGCCAGCCGGATCGTGCTGAGCCGGACCCCGGCGGGGGTCCAGCTCAGGGCACTGTCCGAACGCCCGACGACGGCGGAGCTGCTGGGCATTCCGGCGAAACGGCTCAGCATCGCGGTCTGGGCGGTCACCGGAGTGGTCAGCACGCTGGTCATCTCGATCGTCGCGCCGTCGCAGTCGAACGACGCGACGTCGCTGGCGATGCTGGTGGTCCCGGCCTCCGCGGCGGCCCTGCTCGGCGGGTTCCGCCGTCTCGACCTCGCTGTCGCGGGCGGGCTGGGCCTCGGCCTGATCCAGGGTGCGGCCGCGCAGGTCGACGGCCTTTCGGTGGTGCGGTATTTCCTGCCGTTCGCAGTGATCGTCGCGCTGCTGCTCTGGTCGCAGCGCAAGGAGGTGTGGGATGCGGCTCGCTGA
- a CDS encoding ABC transporter ATP-binding protein, translated as MNALRIAGLTVTRGAGPVIRDVDLTLEPGRITALVGPNGAGKTSLLEAVSGVVPASAGTVHIGSDEITKQSRVNRARRGLAHIEQGRAVFGGLTVLENLMLTARTRARVDELFELFPELEKRRDSPAALLSGGEQQMVVLARAFAARPSFLLIDEMSLGLAPVVFTRLLPMVTRFAEEGAAILLVEQFTHLALGVASDALVVSSGRVTYAGGAQGLLDSPGTLHSAYLGES; from the coding sequence GTGAACGCATTGCGGATAGCGGGGCTGACCGTCACCCGCGGCGCGGGCCCGGTGATCCGGGACGTCGACCTCACCCTCGAGCCGGGCCGGATCACCGCGCTCGTCGGGCCGAACGGCGCCGGGAAGACCAGTCTGCTGGAGGCCGTCTCCGGCGTCGTGCCCGCCTCGGCGGGGACCGTCCACATCGGATCCGACGAGATCACGAAGCAGTCGCGGGTCAACCGCGCGCGGCGGGGCCTGGCGCATATCGAGCAGGGTCGCGCGGTGTTCGGTGGCCTGACCGTGCTGGAGAACCTGATGCTCACCGCACGCACCCGCGCGCGGGTCGATGAACTATTCGAATTGTTCCCCGAACTGGAGAAACGCCGGGACTCGCCGGCGGCGCTGCTCAGCGGTGGCGAGCAGCAGATGGTGGTGCTGGCCCGCGCTTTCGCCGCGCGGCCGTCGTTCCTGCTGATCGACGAGATGTCGCTCGGCCTCGCGCCGGTGGTGTTCACGCGGCTGCTGCCGATGGTGACGCGGTTCGCCGAGGAAGGTGCCGCGATCTTGCTCGTCGAGCAGTTCACGCACCTCGCCCTCGGCGTGGCGAGCGATGCGCTGGTGGTGTCTTCGGGGCGTGTCACCTATGCGGGCGGCGCGCAGGGCCTGCTGGACTCCCCCGGCACCCTGCACTCGGCCTACCTGGGCGAGTCCTGA
- a CDS encoding nuclear transport factor 2 family protein, which produces MSNLDIIAAHYAASDRGDLAGMLAPLGPETTWTEAAGFPYAGTYTGPEEVRDNVFGAIARDWDGYGFALGELADAGDTVIGIGTYQGKHRETGRSFTARVAHVWKFEGGKVVSFEQIVDSVPVVEAMENR; this is translated from the coding sequence GTGTCCAATTTAGACATCATCGCCGCGCACTACGCCGCGAGCGACCGAGGCGATCTGGCGGGCATGCTGGCCCCGCTCGGTCCCGAAACCACCTGGACGGAGGCGGCCGGCTTCCCTTACGCCGGTACCTACACCGGTCCGGAAGAGGTGCGGGACAACGTCTTCGGCGCGATCGCCCGTGACTGGGACGGCTACGGTTTCGCTCTCGGCGAGCTCGCCGACGCGGGTGACACGGTGATCGGCATCGGCACCTACCAGGGCAAGCACCGCGAGACCGGCCGCTCGTTCACCGCCCGCGTCGCACACGTGTGGAAGTTCGAGGGCGGCAAGGTCGTCTCGTTCGAGCAGATCGTCGACTCGGTGCCCGTCGTCGAAGCCATGGAGAACCGGTGA
- a CDS encoding branched-chain amino acid ABC transporter ATP-binding protein/permease gives MRLAERGIRTGVPFVVALVAIAVGYGLSVGLDGYFVYLGMSAVVAGISLLGLGVVTGSAGMISLCQLTFGAVGAWTVSALNEAQAPGGFLVWLLLGGLAAGVVGILVGLPALRLRGINLAVVTLGLAAAADLALVQLQFPGVSGGISVERPDAFSDDRSYFQLAIVVLVLCCLAVYFLRRGRWGSAWQAVAFSERGTAAAGTSVRTSKLTAFAVSATLGGISGGLLTGQVGLAFPASFTAIQSLALYVLAIMSGAHLIDMAVFGAVLWVGVPELLKRWGIPQDWGFVVFGVLGVQALASGGNLGTTVRQVWYRRSKKEPAKLDLAAGAVEIESKAPGPPVLTVRGLSVNFGHVAALSSVDIAVPEHGVLGVIGPNGAGKSTLVDAISGFLPNADGSVELGGKPLTGSPSNRARAGLRRTFQQDRVPPGLTVGAYLKFLARRRLTADEIGDALGFFGCPAARTPLSQVDVGARRLVEVVGHLLARPRVLLLDEPAAGLPHEEHVAFGERLRQVPARFGVSVLLIEHDLDLVRSVCDTITVLDFGRVLASGPQAEVLADPAVLKAYMGETELL, from the coding sequence ATGCGGCTCGCTGAACGCGGGATACGCACCGGGGTTCCGTTCGTGGTCGCCCTGGTGGCGATCGCGGTGGGCTACGGCCTGAGCGTCGGGCTCGACGGGTACTTCGTCTATCTGGGCATGAGCGCCGTCGTCGCCGGGATCTCGTTGCTCGGGCTCGGCGTGGTCACCGGCAGCGCGGGGATGATCTCGCTGTGCCAGCTGACCTTCGGCGCCGTCGGTGCCTGGACGGTGTCCGCGCTGAACGAGGCGCAGGCACCCGGCGGGTTCCTCGTCTGGCTGCTGCTCGGCGGGCTCGCCGCAGGAGTGGTCGGGATCCTCGTCGGGCTCCCGGCGTTGCGGCTGCGCGGGATCAACCTCGCCGTCGTCACGCTGGGGCTCGCCGCCGCGGCCGACCTCGCGCTGGTCCAGCTCCAGTTCCCCGGTGTTTCCGGCGGGATCTCGGTGGAGCGGCCGGACGCCTTCTCCGACGACCGGTCCTACTTCCAGCTCGCGATCGTGGTGCTGGTGCTGTGCTGCCTGGCCGTGTACTTCCTCCGCCGCGGGCGCTGGGGCAGCGCCTGGCAGGCGGTGGCGTTCTCCGAGCGCGGGACGGCGGCCGCGGGCACGAGCGTGCGGACGTCGAAGCTGACCGCGTTCGCGGTGAGCGCCACCCTCGGCGGGATCAGCGGTGGTCTGCTCACCGGGCAGGTCGGATTGGCCTTCCCGGCCAGTTTCACCGCGATCCAGTCGCTGGCGCTGTACGTGCTGGCGATCATGTCGGGCGCACATCTGATCGACATGGCCGTGTTCGGCGCGGTGCTCTGGGTCGGCGTGCCGGAACTGCTGAAACGCTGGGGAATCCCGCAGGACTGGGGCTTCGTGGTGTTCGGCGTGCTCGGTGTCCAGGCGCTGGCCAGTGGCGGGAACCTGGGCACCACGGTGCGGCAGGTCTGGTACCGGCGGTCCAAAAAGGAACCGGCGAAACTCGATCTCGCCGCCGGGGCCGTGGAAATCGAGTCCAAGGCCCCTGGTCCGCCGGTGCTCACCGTGCGCGGGCTGAGCGTGAACTTCGGGCACGTGGCCGCACTGTCCTCGGTGGACATAGCCGTGCCGGAACACGGGGTGCTCGGCGTGATCGGGCCCAACGGCGCGGGCAAGTCGACGCTGGTGGACGCGATCAGCGGGTTCCTGCCGAATGCCGACGGCTCGGTGGAACTGGGCGGCAAGCCGCTGACCGGGTCGCCGTCGAACCGGGCCCGTGCCGGCCTGCGGCGGACGTTCCAGCAGGACCGGGTCCCGCCGGGACTGACGGTCGGCGCCTACCTCAAGTTCCTCGCCAGGCGACGGCTCACCGCCGACGAGATCGGCGACGCCCTGGGCTTCTTCGGCTGTCCGGCCGCCCGCACGCCGCTGTCGCAAGTGGACGTCGGCGCCCGGAGGCTGGTCGAGGTCGTCGGGCATCTGCTGGCGCGGCCCCGGGTTCTGCTGCTCGACGAGCCGGCCGCGGGCCTCCCGCACGAAGAGCACGTCGCGTTCGGGGAGCGGCTGAGGCAGGTTCCCGCGCGGTTCGGGGTGTCCGTGCTGCTCATCGAGCACGACCTCGATCTGGTGCGCTCGGTCTGCGACACGATCACCGTCCTCGACTTCGGCCGCGTGCTGGCCTCGGGCCCCCAGGCCGAAGTGCTCGCCGATCCGGCCGTGCTCAAGGCGTACATGGGTGAAACGGAGCTGCTGTGA